One genomic region from Terriglobia bacterium encodes:
- a CDS encoding 4Fe-4S binding protein, whose product MPMRYLRNVATIKIEAEKCIGCDICMSVCPHNVIELRARKAVVRDRDACMECGACMINCPVGAVEVQAGVGCAYAIFRGMIQGSSPQCGCGS is encoded by the coding sequence ATGCCAATGAGATACTTGCGCAACGTGGCTACCATCAAGATCGAGGCCGAAAAGTGCATCGGTTGTGATATCTGCATGAGCGTGTGTCCTCATAACGTGATCGAGCTGAGGGCTCGAAAGGCGGTCGTCCGTGATCGGGATGCCTGCATGGAGTGTGGAGCCTGCATGATCAACTGCCCGGTCGGGGCGGTGGAAGTCCAGGCGGGAGTGGGATGCGCCTATGCGATCTTCCGCGGAATGATTCAGGGCAGCTCTCCCCAATGCGGCTGCGGCAGTTAG